The Phycisphaerae bacterium genome includes a region encoding these proteins:
- a CDS encoding arsenate reductase ArsC, with protein MLQKRKVLILCTGNSARSQMAEGFWRHLGGDRWEVFSAGVDPKGVNPVAVAVMAEAGVDISAHPLAPVLSSAKTPLANLS; from the coding sequence ATGCTACAGAAGCGGAAAGTACTGATTCTGTGCACGGGCAATTCCGCTCGATCTCAAATGGCCGAGGGATTCTGGCGTCACTTGGGCGGCGACCGTTGGGAGGTGTTCAGTGCGGGCGTTGATCCCAAGGGAGTCAATCCGGTCGCTGTTGCGGTCATGGCCGAGGCCGGCGTGGACATCAGCGCTCACCCATTAGCCCCCGTCTTGTCAAGCGCGAAAACTCCCTTGGCGAATCTTTCT